The Pseudarthrobacter sp. NS4 genome includes a window with the following:
- a CDS encoding methylenetetrahydrofolate reductase: MEVAAKDIAQVEAAKADIPPGTPINIAFLGNEDHAQRIKAARVIRACGFEPVPIISSRRLRSERDRDYLLDALVAEAAPSRIILVGGDPAVPAGPFEDSLALLRSDLLERHFIRQVGIVGYPEGHPKVDTDTLWRCLKWKFGFLQDAGCSVEITTQYGFDADAVVQWIERLRREGIDAPVRIGVPGPASVGKLLRYAKQFGSVPSAAIARRYGLAVDDPDHRFSPERYWDHLAAGLDGGNLGAVLYHLYPFGGIMEGVQWMNSRLSKGYPTSTLGRMG, translated from the coding sequence TTGGAAGTTGCGGCCAAAGACATCGCGCAAGTCGAGGCCGCCAAGGCTGACATTCCACCGGGAACACCGATCAACATCGCGTTCCTCGGAAATGAGGATCATGCCCAGCGCATCAAAGCTGCACGGGTAATACGAGCATGCGGTTTCGAGCCCGTCCCGATAATTTCCTCGCGCCGCCTGCGCTCGGAGCGGGACCGCGATTATCTTCTCGACGCCCTGGTTGCAGAAGCAGCCCCGTCGCGGATAATCCTCGTGGGCGGTGACCCGGCCGTCCCTGCCGGTCCCTTTGAGGACTCGCTGGCCCTCTTGAGAAGCGACCTCCTGGAACGGCATTTCATCCGCCAGGTGGGTATCGTGGGATATCCAGAAGGACACCCTAAGGTCGACACCGACACGCTCTGGCGCTGTTTGAAATGGAAGTTCGGCTTTCTCCAGGATGCAGGTTGCTCGGTCGAGATTACGACCCAGTACGGATTCGACGCCGATGCCGTTGTGCAGTGGATAGAGCGCCTGCGCCGTGAAGGAATCGATGCGCCCGTCCGCATTGGCGTGCCGGGGCCGGCCAGTGTGGGAAAGCTCCTGAGATACGCCAAGCAGTTTGGCTCGGTGCCATCGGCAGCTATCGCCCGGAGATATGGGCTCGCGGTGGACGACCCTGACCACCGCTTCAGTCCTGAGCGCTATTGGGATCACCTCGCAGCCGGGCTGGACGGCGGGAACCTCGGAGCTGTCCTGTATCACCTTTATCCGTTCGGCGGGATCATGGAAGGCGTTCAGTGGATGAACAGCCGCCTGTCCAAGGGTTATCCCACGTCCACCCTTGGGCGCATGGGATGA
- a CDS encoding MarR family winged helix-turn-helix transcriptional regulator, protein MTTIKPAAAPAAEEDLLLERQLCFALTVASRSVVAAYKPVLERMGLTHPQYLVMLALWEKSPRSVREISDELDLEPATISPLLRRLESAGFISRRRAAGNERSLAVELTAAGAALRAEALSVPETMMRKLGLEREDVVQLHEAMTRLIAATKGQQPAAGAVSSS, encoded by the coding sequence ATGACGACCATCAAACCGGCTGCGGCGCCCGCTGCCGAGGAGGACCTGCTGCTGGAGAGGCAACTGTGCTTCGCCCTGACAGTGGCTTCCCGGAGCGTGGTAGCCGCCTATAAGCCCGTGCTTGAACGTATGGGGCTGACCCACCCGCAGTACTTGGTGATGCTGGCGCTGTGGGAAAAAAGTCCCAGGTCCGTACGCGAAATCAGCGACGAACTCGACCTCGAACCGGCGACGATCTCCCCGCTGCTTCGCCGGCTGGAGTCCGCCGGCTTCATCTCCCGTCGCAGGGCCGCAGGTAACGAGCGATCCCTCGCGGTCGAACTGACTGCCGCGGGGGCCGCGCTCAGGGCTGAGGCCTTGTCCGTTCCCGAGACGATGATGCGGAAACTGGGGCTGGAACGCGAAGATGTGGTTCAGCTGCATGAAGCGATGACGCGTCTTATCGCTGCCACAAAGGGACAGCAGCCGGCCGCAGGCGCGGTCAGTTCGTCCTGA
- a CDS encoding DUF1990 family protein — MSTTSKKQVRPYNYTEIGATKRTDAPSPMRRGYRANEERIQIGSGQRRWEHAWKETLSWGIQRKSGYTVLPFHPPQPHPGAHPAPHAAEPTPELAREGMEVLLQKRFGPLRLKMPVRVVYTIDEPARKGFAFGTQKGHPVSGEAAFIVKRNPDDSVWFTLRSLSGPGKGLWLFAHPMVLLLRTGIRNSYIKALAGPIS; from the coding sequence ATGTCAACAACGAGTAAAAAACAAGTCCGCCCATACAACTACACCGAAATTGGTGCCACGAAGAGAACGGACGCACCCAGTCCCATGCGCCGCGGCTACCGGGCCAATGAAGAACGGATTCAGATCGGATCCGGCCAACGGCGGTGGGAGCACGCATGGAAGGAAACACTTTCCTGGGGCATCCAACGCAAATCCGGCTATACAGTCCTACCCTTTCATCCTCCGCAGCCGCACCCCGGAGCCCACCCAGCTCCGCATGCTGCAGAACCTACTCCTGAATTGGCCCGGGAAGGAATGGAAGTCCTGCTTCAAAAGCGCTTCGGCCCGCTTCGATTGAAGATGCCCGTCCGTGTCGTCTACACGATCGACGAACCTGCCCGTAAGGGATTCGCGTTCGGAACCCAGAAAGGACACCCGGTCAGCGGCGAAGCGGCGTTCATCGTCAAACGAAATCCTGACGACTCGGTTTGGTTCACCCTGCGCTCACTCAGCGGTCCCGGAAAGGGCCTCTGGCTCTTCGCCCACCCCATGGTGCTCCTGCTACGCACAGGAATCCGGAACTCCTATATCAAGGCCCTTGCCGGACCAATCTCCTGA
- a CDS encoding thymidylate synthase — translation MIPTPYEDLLREVLAQGTHKSDRTGTGTRSVFGRQLRFDLTQGFPLVTTKRVHFKSVAVELLWFLRGDSNIQWMQNQGVSIWDEWADPHGELGPVYGVQWRSWPAPDGQHIDQIAAVMDSLKADPYSRRHIVSAWNVAEIPGMALPPCHTLFQFHVEPAPSGPDRLSCQLYQRSADLFLGVPFNIGAYSLLTEMIAHQLGLAAGEFIWTGGDCHIYDNHIDQVREQILRAPFPSPRLSFRRRPDTLFDYTWEDLQLLGYRHHPAIAAPVAV, via the coding sequence ATGATCCCCACCCCTTATGAGGATCTGCTCCGAGAGGTACTCGCCCAGGGCACCCACAAATCGGACCGCACCGGCACCGGCACGCGCAGCGTGTTCGGACGACAGTTGCGGTTCGATCTCACCCAGGGCTTTCCCCTGGTCACTACCAAGCGGGTGCATTTCAAATCCGTTGCCGTGGAACTGCTGTGGTTCCTCCGTGGGGATTCGAACATCCAGTGGATGCAGAACCAAGGGGTAAGCATCTGGGACGAATGGGCAGACCCACACGGTGAGCTCGGCCCCGTCTACGGGGTGCAATGGCGGTCCTGGCCCGCCCCGGACGGCCAGCACATCGATCAAATCGCAGCAGTAATGGACTCCCTCAAAGCCGATCCCTACTCCCGCCGGCACATCGTCTCCGCGTGGAACGTCGCTGAAATCCCCGGCATGGCCCTACCCCCATGCCACACCCTCTTCCAGTTCCACGTAGAGCCAGCGCCCTCCGGCCCCGACAGGCTCAGCTGCCAGCTCTACCAACGCAGCGCAGACCTGTTCCTCGGAGTGCCGTTCAACATCGGCGCCTACTCCCTGCTTACCGAGATGATCGCCCATCAACTCGGCCTTGCCGCCGGAGAATTCATCTGGACCGGCGGGGACTGCCACATCTATGACAACCACATCGATCAGGTCCGGGAGCAAATCCTGCGTGCCCCGTTCCCATCGCCTCGATTGTCCTTCCGCCGCCGTCCGGACACCCTTTTTGACTACACCTGGGAGGACCTCCAGCTTCTGGGCTACCGCCATCACCCAGCCATAGCCGCGCCGGTGGCAGTGTGA
- a CDS encoding DsbA family protein — translation MTSTKLTYVFDAYCGWCYGFAPALHELAQDEGIDIEVISGGLFSGHHAGPIGALPHIPGANARIAALTGVRFGEAYGTVLSDGTLHMDSDDAGTGLVALKEASGGKDLDMAAAMQHAFYIDGLSLSETGTYRTIATREGLDPDLVEKLYTDPGTREKALSEQERVADLGIHSYPTLLMHTAAGPVKIGSPVYSAQQLRKALKDLQEAQPS, via the coding sequence ATGACTTCCACCAAACTGACCTACGTCTTCGATGCCTACTGCGGCTGGTGCTACGGCTTCGCCCCGGCACTGCACGAACTGGCCCAGGACGAAGGCATCGACATTGAGGTCATCAGCGGCGGCCTCTTCAGCGGCCACCACGCCGGCCCCATCGGTGCGCTGCCGCACATCCCCGGGGCCAATGCGCGGATTGCAGCCCTCACCGGAGTCCGCTTCGGTGAAGCCTACGGAACAGTTCTCTCAGACGGAACCCTGCACATGGATTCCGACGACGCCGGGACAGGGCTGGTCGCGCTGAAAGAAGCATCGGGCGGCAAAGACCTGGACATGGCAGCAGCCATGCAGCACGCGTTCTACATCGACGGACTCAGCCTCTCCGAAACAGGAACATACCGCACCATCGCAACCCGTGAAGGCCTGGATCCGGACCTTGTGGAAAAGCTCTACACCGATCCCGGCACCCGGGAAAAGGCATTATCGGAACAGGAACGCGTTGCAGATCTCGGAATCCACAGCTACCCCACCCTCCTCATGCACACAGCTGCAGGTCCGGTGAAAATAGGTAGCCCGGTCTACTCGGCCCAGCAACTGCGCAAGGCACTAAAAGACCTGCAGGAAGCCCAGCCCAGCTGA
- a CDS encoding NAD(P)-dependent oxidoreductase has protein sequence MKIAVYGATGMVGSQIVSEALTRGHEVTAVSRRGAEVAGTQVQAADLADAATFAAVAEEHDAVVLATGPSRTGGDHGEWLTAMKTAYSNASGTRLLVVGGAGALEINGTRLVDTPEFPEAYKAEALTLGAAYDAIREAPADLDWTMLAPAPVIQPGERTGTYNTAKDSPAGDSISTQDYAVAMLDEIERPAYRNARFTAAN, from the coding sequence GTGAAGATCGCAGTCTACGGAGCCACCGGCATGGTCGGCAGCCAGATTGTCAGCGAAGCGCTGACCCGAGGCCACGAGGTGACGGCCGTTTCCCGCCGCGGGGCAGAAGTTGCCGGCACCCAGGTCCAGGCAGCTGACCTGGCAGACGCGGCAACCTTTGCCGCTGTCGCAGAAGAACACGACGCTGTCGTCCTGGCCACTGGCCCCAGCCGCACCGGCGGAGACCACGGGGAATGGCTCACCGCGATGAAGACCGCCTACTCCAACGCCAGCGGCACCCGCCTGCTGGTCGTGGGCGGCGCAGGTGCCCTGGAAATCAACGGTACCCGGCTAGTTGACACCCCTGAGTTCCCCGAAGCCTACAAGGCCGAGGCCCTCACCCTCGGTGCAGCCTACGACGCCATCAGGGAAGCCCCGGCAGACCTGGACTGGACCATGCTCGCACCGGCCCCTGTCATCCAGCCCGGCGAACGCACCGGTACGTACAACACTGCCAAGGACTCCCCGGCCGGGGACAGCATCTCCACCCAGGACTACGCGGTGGCCATGCTCGACGAAATTGAGCGCCCGGCCTACCGCAACGCCCGGTTCACCGCCGCCAACTGA
- a CDS encoding winged helix-turn-helix transcriptional regulator codes for MDTNSRTTNILDPDCPSRVIFQRIGDKWASLIIQVLADGPVRFTALKNMVNTVTPKVLTQSLRALERDGLVTRTVHPTVPPRVDYELTETGRSLLVPLAQLRAWAESHVPEILKARDEYDDSRDEELLAGR; via the coding sequence ATGGATACCAATAGCAGGACAACCAACATCCTTGATCCTGACTGCCCCTCCCGGGTGATTTTCCAACGCATCGGTGATAAGTGGGCGTCACTGATCATCCAGGTCCTCGCCGATGGCCCCGTGCGGTTCACTGCGTTGAAGAACATGGTCAACACCGTGACGCCGAAGGTGCTGACGCAGAGCCTGCGTGCACTGGAGCGCGATGGGCTCGTCACCCGCACCGTGCATCCCACGGTTCCGCCAAGGGTCGATTATGAGTTGACCGAAACGGGCCGGTCCCTGCTGGTGCCGTTGGCCCAATTACGTGCCTGGGCTGAGAGCCACGTGCCCGAAATCCTCAAGGCACGGGACGAGTATGACGACTCCCGCGACGAGGAACTCCTGGCCGGCCGCTGA
- a CDS encoding MarR family winged helix-turn-helix transcriptional regulator: MTEVASRQGTENDLLLEKQLCFAISVAARSVVGAYKPVLERLNLTHPQYLVMLSLWERSPQSLREISGALDLEPATLSPLLRRLETAGLITRRRVPGNERALAVELTAAGSALRAESLSVPETMMQRLGLNREDVMQLHAAMTRLIDATKASRGQGTAD; encoded by the coding sequence ATGACTGAGGTAGCAAGTCGGCAGGGGACTGAGAACGACCTTCTGCTTGAGAAGCAACTGTGTTTCGCCATAAGCGTCGCGGCCAGGAGCGTGGTTGGCGCCTACAAGCCCGTCCTGGAAAGGCTCAACCTGACCCATCCGCAATATCTGGTGATGCTCTCCCTGTGGGAGAGAAGCCCGCAATCGCTTCGGGAGATCAGCGGTGCGCTGGATCTCGAGCCGGCGACGCTGTCGCCGCTCCTTCGCCGCCTCGAGACCGCCGGCCTGATAACACGCCGGAGGGTACCGGGAAACGAACGCGCACTGGCCGTCGAGCTGACAGCAGCAGGTTCTGCCCTGCGGGCCGAATCGCTGTCCGTGCCGGAGACCATGATGCAAAGGCTCGGCCTCAACCGGGAGGATGTCATGCAACTCCACGCGGCGATGACGCGGCTCATCGACGCTACAAAGGCGAGCCGCGGCCAAGGCACTGCAGACTAG
- a CDS encoding helix-turn-helix transcriptional regulator: MTVTDVLAWQDAASRAFVPLLCTAPGPGFVAHLESVALSGGVSLARVQSGPLRVERPERLARRNDGDDILMSLQLQSTGAVQQHGRTAVLVPGTAALYEINHPYLLDQPQSGQDLIVLRVPRRLLGLKDRFVTDLCGRTIDQSVPGMAAFSGYAAGLMAGRGQMDDRARVELGHISTDLLSLALRSFAGLQRTSWSDDETLLESAKGYIRRCLADPDLSVERLASAENVSVRKLHEVFAAIGETPAAYVRRRRMERATALLAARAQTRQSVGSIAIACGFRDTSTFVRAFTRVYQCTPTQWPLTAARAAAPVASAD, from the coding sequence GTGACCGTTACTGATGTTCTGGCTTGGCAGGATGCAGCGAGCCGGGCATTCGTACCGCTGCTGTGCACGGCCCCCGGACCCGGTTTCGTCGCACATCTTGAGTCCGTTGCCCTCTCCGGCGGGGTATCTCTGGCGCGGGTCCAGTCGGGGCCTCTGCGGGTGGAGCGTCCCGAACGTTTGGCCCGCCGGAATGATGGTGACGACATTCTCATGTCGCTGCAGCTGCAGTCGACCGGGGCTGTCCAGCAGCACGGGCGGACTGCTGTTCTGGTTCCTGGAACGGCAGCCCTTTACGAAATCAACCATCCTTATCTGTTGGACCAGCCGCAATCAGGGCAGGACCTGATCGTCCTTCGCGTTCCACGCCGGCTTCTGGGGCTAAAGGACCGGTTTGTCACGGACCTTTGCGGGCGGACAATCGACCAATCCGTCCCCGGCATGGCTGCTTTCAGCGGTTATGCCGCTGGATTGATGGCTGGCCGCGGCCAGATGGATGACCGTGCACGAGTTGAGTTAGGGCACATCAGTACTGATTTACTCTCGCTCGCCCTGCGCTCTTTCGCGGGACTCCAGCGGACCTCGTGGAGCGATGATGAGACCTTGTTGGAATCCGCGAAGGGGTACATCAGGCGCTGTCTCGCTGACCCGGATCTTTCGGTTGAACGACTGGCCAGCGCAGAGAACGTCTCCGTCCGCAAGCTCCACGAAGTCTTCGCGGCGATTGGGGAAACGCCGGCGGCGTACGTACGGCGCCGGCGCATGGAACGCGCTACCGCCCTCCTCGCTGCGAGGGCACAAACCCGCCAGAGCGTGGGATCCATTGCGATCGCGTGTGGATTCCGCGACACATCCACCTTTGTCCGGGCTTTTACACGCGTCTACCAGTGCACTCCCACACAATGGCCACTTACGGCCGCACGGGCAGCCGCCCCCGTGGCATCTGCAGACTAG
- a CDS encoding carbon-nitrogen hydrolase family protein: protein MSEKVRVAAVQAEPVWLDIDGTAEKTVHLIAEAAAGGADLVAFPETWIPGYPVFLWSYPVYEQMEFVARYHANSPTIDGPQLAKIREAAQRHSITVIVGFSEKDGGSLYMAQALIGPDGEIIQHRRKLKPTHAERTLFGEGDGSSIKVIDTPLGRLGALQCFEHLQPLTKYAMYAQNEQIHVAGWPCLGILGNVPALSPESLMACSQTYALEGSAFVITATQIMSDDGARKFPTADGGPTPVYTGGGGYARVYGPHSGLITEPLDPTQEGIVYADIDLADIDLAKNTVDPAGHYARADVTRLIFDDTPRTPVIRRSTMPKTPAQTEPASDADIQWDGASETDRPTHV from the coding sequence ATGAGCGAGAAGGTGCGGGTTGCTGCCGTTCAGGCCGAACCGGTTTGGCTGGACATTGACGGGACGGCGGAAAAGACCGTCCACCTGATTGCCGAGGCCGCAGCCGGGGGAGCCGACTTGGTCGCGTTCCCGGAAACGTGGATCCCCGGCTACCCCGTGTTCCTCTGGTCCTACCCGGTGTACGAGCAGATGGAGTTCGTCGCCCGTTACCACGCCAATTCACCCACCATAGACGGGCCTCAGCTAGCCAAGATCCGCGAAGCGGCTCAGCGGCACTCCATCACCGTCATCGTGGGTTTCAGCGAAAAAGACGGTGGCTCGCTCTACATGGCCCAGGCCCTGATCGGCCCCGACGGGGAGATCATCCAGCACCGCCGGAAGCTCAAGCCCACGCACGCCGAGCGGACCCTCTTCGGGGAAGGCGACGGCAGCAGCATCAAGGTCATCGACACGCCATTGGGCCGCCTCGGGGCGCTGCAGTGCTTCGAGCACCTCCAGCCGCTGACGAAATACGCCATGTACGCGCAGAACGAACAGATCCACGTCGCCGGCTGGCCCTGCCTCGGGATCCTGGGCAACGTGCCGGCCCTGAGCCCCGAATCCCTCATGGCCTGCTCCCAGACGTACGCCCTCGAAGGCAGCGCCTTCGTCATCACCGCCACCCAGATCATGTCCGATGACGGGGCCCGCAAATTCCCGACAGCAGACGGAGGACCCACGCCCGTCTACACAGGCGGCGGAGGCTACGCACGTGTCTACGGCCCGCACTCGGGCCTCATCACTGAACCCCTGGACCCCACCCAGGAAGGCATCGTCTACGCTGACATTGATCTGGCGGACATCGACCTGGCCAAGAACACCGTCGACCCCGCAGGCCACTACGCCCGCGCGGACGTCACGCGGCTGATCTTTGACGACACCCCCCGCACCCCGGTCATCCGCCGCAGCACCATGCCCAAGACGCCTGCTCAAACCGAGCCGGCATCCGACGCGGACATTCAGTGGGACGGAGCCTCAGAGACAGACAGGCCAACGCATGTGTGA
- a CDS encoding MBL fold metallo-hydrolase, translating into MCEARSTDRRAFLGAAAATSALALTVAAAPAATASAPAGQSAHRNTRFAVVPLGIQGGPPPAPDRSGISTALVVNGRTYLMDCGRASLTQFVRAGLDVASLKAIFLSHLHADHCMDLGSYAVSAAQFPTQYTYKEPIDLYGPGSAGTPAADLGPGPKWANPDQQTPGTAELLRLVTQAFNGSANFFIAERFIGNPAEMIRAHEVHVPEAAGASWSNPHPDTAPFPVMEDENVRVTGSAWSGLSSTCLPV; encoded by the coding sequence ATGTGTGAGGCCCGAAGCACCGACAGAAGGGCGTTCCTGGGAGCGGCCGCAGCCACCAGCGCCCTGGCTCTCACTGTCGCCGCCGCTCCAGCGGCGACAGCCTCCGCACCTGCGGGGCAGTCAGCGCACCGGAACACGCGCTTCGCGGTGGTCCCCCTCGGGATTCAGGGTGGACCCCCGCCGGCCCCGGACCGGTCCGGGATCTCCACAGCACTGGTCGTTAACGGCAGAACATACCTGATGGACTGCGGGCGCGCTTCTCTCACCCAATTCGTACGCGCAGGGCTGGACGTGGCGTCGCTCAAGGCGATTTTCCTGAGCCACCTGCACGCCGACCACTGCATGGACCTCGGCAGCTACGCCGTCTCGGCCGCACAGTTTCCCACGCAGTACACGTACAAGGAACCGATCGACCTTTACGGGCCGGGCAGTGCCGGCACCCCGGCCGCTGACCTTGGTCCCGGTCCAAAGTGGGCGAATCCGGACCAGCAGACGCCAGGTACGGCAGAGCTTCTGCGCCTGGTCACCCAAGCATTCAACGGCTCGGCAAACTTCTTTATCGCTGAGCGGTTCATTGGGAACCCCGCGGAAATGATCCGTGCACATGAGGTCCATGTCCCCGAAGCGGCCGGCGCATCCTGGTCCAACCCGCACCCGGACACCGCGCCCTTCCCCGTGATGGAGGACGAAAACGTACGGGTCACTGGTTCCGCATGGAGCGGCCTATCCAGCACTTGCCTACCGGTTTGA
- a CDS encoding MBL fold metallo-hydrolase, producing MVPHGAAYPALAYRFDTDHGSVVFSGDTAVSSNLIRLAQGADLLVHEAVELESSAARMGWNETTMKHMREVHTDVAEIGRIARDSGVRAVALTHLVPDAFAHREWEQALKNSARNAGFTGGTHVCQELQDVPLSRLLR from the coding sequence CTGGTTCCGCATGGAGCGGCCTATCCAGCACTTGCCTACCGGTTTGATACCGACCACGGCAGCGTCGTCTTCTCCGGCGATACGGCCGTCTCAAGCAACCTCATACGGTTGGCGCAGGGAGCTGACCTGCTGGTACACGAAGCTGTTGAGCTTGAATCCTCCGCCGCCCGCATGGGATGGAACGAGACCACTATGAAGCACATGCGCGAAGTCCACACCGACGTCGCCGAGATCGGCCGGATCGCCCGGGACTCCGGCGTACGCGCAGTGGCCCTGACCCACTTGGTGCCAGACGCCTTCGCGCACCGCGAATGGGAACAGGCCCTGAAGAACTCAGCCCGTAATGCCGGGTTCACCGGAGGGACACACGTATGCCAGGAGCTCCAGGACGTACCGTTGAGCCGCCTCCTGCGCTGA
- a CDS encoding MarR family winged helix-turn-helix transcriptional regulator, producing MTLNPGTAANLVSEIFDLQRAVRCIASASSRGEGIGPALHFVLRLVNEGECRATRLAERLGVGTPVLSRQIAELEEQGLVVRRKDPDDRRAHVVALTPLGADKLEHLEGKRSAMFQEYLLDWTEGDATRAADVLRQLTKSLRSDPGRQEDTA from the coding sequence ATGACACTGAACCCCGGCACGGCAGCGAATCTGGTGTCCGAGATATTTGATCTCCAACGGGCAGTGCGTTGCATCGCTTCCGCCAGCTCGCGAGGGGAAGGAATTGGCCCAGCACTGCACTTCGTACTTCGGCTCGTAAATGAGGGGGAGTGCCGGGCCACCAGGCTCGCCGAGCGACTTGGTGTTGGTACTCCAGTTCTCAGCCGCCAAATCGCGGAGTTGGAGGAACAGGGTTTGGTGGTCCGGAGGAAGGATCCTGATGACCGCCGGGCCCACGTCGTAGCCCTAACACCGCTGGGCGCGGACAAGCTTGAGCACCTGGAAGGCAAGCGGTCAGCCATGTTCCAGGAGTATCTATTGGACTGGACCGAGGGCGATGCTACGAGAGCGGCAGACGTCCTTCGTCAACTCACTAAGTCGCTAAGAAGTGATCCCGGGCGTCAGGAAGACACTGCCTAA
- a CDS encoding gluconokinase — protein sequence MNASNPNTGQPKLRVIVMGVSGCGKTTIGDLVARELGVPFLDGDSLHPVENVAKMAAGVPLTDEDRWPWLATVGTQLATAGDGGMVLACSALRRCYRDAVRQQAPDAVFLHLHGSKEVLSQRLEGRSGHFMPPALLESQLATLEPLAADEAGVVVDIAAPIQQVVSAALSIRGTA from the coding sequence GTGAACGCTTCCAACCCCAACACCGGCCAGCCCAAGCTCCGCGTCATCGTGATGGGAGTCTCCGGCTGCGGCAAGACCACCATCGGCGACCTCGTCGCACGGGAGCTTGGCGTCCCGTTCCTTGACGGCGATTCCCTCCACCCGGTGGAGAACGTCGCCAAGATGGCAGCCGGCGTACCACTGACGGACGAGGACCGCTGGCCGTGGCTCGCCACCGTGGGCACCCAGTTGGCCACCGCGGGCGACGGCGGCATGGTCCTGGCGTGCTCCGCGCTGCGCCGCTGCTACCGCGATGCCGTCCGGCAGCAGGCTCCGGACGCTGTCTTCCTGCATCTGCACGGCAGCAAGGAAGTGCTCAGCCAGCGCCTTGAGGGCCGGTCGGGGCATTTCATGCCGCCGGCGCTGCTTGAGTCCCAGCTCGCCACGCTGGAACCACTCGCGGCCGACGAAGCTGGCGTTGTGGTGGACATCGCAGCACCCATCCAGCAAGTAGTATCCGCGGCTTTATCGATTCGCGGGACCGCATAA
- the manD gene encoding D-mannonate dehydratase ManD codes for MKIIAADVFVTSPSRNFVTLRITTEDGVTGIGDATLNGRELAVAAYLKEHVAQLLIGKDPHRIEDTWQFLYRSSYWRRGPVTMAAIAAVDMALWDIKGKMAGMPVYQLLGGASRNGLRAYGHASGADLPSLFDSVREHLELGYKSIRIQTAVPGIKAVYGVAAQAQASGERYDYEPAGRGTFPLEEDWDTRAYLRHLPTVFEAVRNEFGPEIPLLHDGHHRMTPIQAAKLGKALEPYDLFWLEDCTPAENQEGLRLVRQHTTTPLAIGEIFNTVWDYQTLIKEQLIDYVRAASTHFGGISPLKKVMDFAAQYQIKSGFHGPTDISPVGFAAQLHVGLAIHNYGIQEYMQHSEKTNEVFEQSMTFVDGYLHPGDKPGIGVEFNEEAAAAYPYQQAYLPYNRLIDGTVHDW; via the coding sequence GTGAAAATCATTGCCGCCGACGTCTTCGTAACCAGTCCGTCCCGGAACTTCGTGACCCTCCGGATCACCACCGAGGACGGTGTCACCGGCATCGGTGACGCCACCCTGAACGGCCGGGAGCTCGCCGTCGCCGCGTACCTAAAGGAACACGTTGCGCAGCTGCTGATCGGCAAGGACCCGCACCGGATCGAGGACACCTGGCAGTTCCTCTACCGCAGCTCCTACTGGCGCCGCGGACCGGTGACGATGGCTGCGATCGCCGCCGTCGACATGGCGCTGTGGGACATCAAGGGCAAAATGGCCGGCATGCCGGTCTACCAGCTGTTGGGCGGGGCGTCCCGCAACGGGCTGCGCGCCTACGGCCATGCCTCCGGCGCGGACCTACCTTCCCTCTTTGATTCTGTGCGCGAGCACCTGGAACTGGGGTACAAGTCCATCCGCATCCAGACCGCCGTCCCCGGCATTAAAGCGGTCTACGGCGTGGCCGCGCAGGCACAGGCCTCCGGCGAACGCTACGATTACGAACCCGCCGGCCGGGGCACTTTCCCGCTGGAGGAGGACTGGGACACCCGCGCCTACCTTCGGCACCTGCCCACCGTGTTCGAAGCCGTCCGGAACGAGTTCGGCCCCGAGATCCCGCTGCTGCACGACGGCCACCACCGGATGACGCCCATCCAGGCCGCCAAGCTCGGCAAGGCCCTAGAACCCTACGACCTGTTCTGGCTCGAGGACTGCACCCCGGCCGAAAATCAGGAGGGCCTGCGCCTGGTCCGCCAGCACACCACCACCCCGCTGGCCATCGGTGAAATCTTCAACACCGTCTGGGACTACCAGACCCTCATCAAGGAACAACTGATCGACTACGTCCGCGCGGCCTCGACCCACTTCGGCGGGATCTCCCCCCTGAAGAAGGTGATGGACTTCGCCGCGCAGTACCAAATCAAGTCCGGCTTCCACGGCCCCACCGACATCTCCCCGGTGGGCTTCGCCGCGCAGCTGCACGTGGGCCTGGCCATCCACAACTACGGCATCCAGGAATACATGCAGCACTCGGAGAAGACCAACGAGGTCTTCGAGCAGTCCATGACCTTCGTGGACGGCTACCTGCACCCCGGGGACAAGCCCGGCATCGGTGTGGAATTCAACGAGGAAGCCGCGGCGGCCTACCCCTACCAGCAGGCCTACCTGCCCTACAACCGCCTCATCGACGGAACGGTCCACGACTGGTGA